The Chiloscyllium punctatum isolate Juve2018m chromosome 42, sChiPun1.3, whole genome shotgun sequence genome includes a region encoding these proteins:
- the LOC140465546 gene encoding heat shock protein 30C-like, translating to MLSYRPFHPSRLCQQPVYTLAPVAHRLWEPLECNRWEQVEDVRKGMKFINRVLEDLTAECFGEIPRTRDNKSDANEEGKRQFENKDGDGFSVSLNVQHFSPEDLRVKVFGRKVLVTGKHEKKCDGGSGCYSYKYEEFRREFQLPEDVDAEALRCCLSQDGQLKVQAPRLALPAVNEQTVPINITSDTTTTPRLNPDQETEEQESGKDVGMKKAEEQIDS from the coding sequence ATGCTGAGCTATCGGCCTTTCCACCcttcacgtctgtgccagcagcCTGTATACACACTGGCGCCTGTTGCACACAGGCTCTGGGAACCACTTGAATGTAACAGGTGGGAACAGGTGGAAGATGTGCGAAAGGGCATGAAGTTCATCAATCGAGTTCTTGAGGATCTGACAGCAGAATGTTTTGGGGAAATACCAAGAACTCGAGACAACAAATCTGATGCTAATGAAGAAGGTAAAAGACAATTCGAGAACAAGGATGGAGATGGCTTTTCTGTGTCCCTGAATGTCCAGCACTTCTCCCCAGAAGACCTGAGGGTGAAAGTATTTGGGAGAAAAGTGCTGGTGACAGGAAAACACGAGAAGAAATGTGATGGTGGCAGCGGCTGTTACAGCTACAAATATGAAGAGTTCAGGAGAGAATtccagctgccagaggatgtcgaTGCTGAAGCTCTTCGATGCTGTTTGTCACAGGACGGTCAGTTGAAGGTTCAAGCCCCACGCCTGGCACTGCCAGCTGTGAATGAACAGACCGTCCCCATCAACATCACCTCGGATACAACAACCACTCCCCGGCTCAATCCTGACCaagagacagaggaacaggagagtgggaaggatgtGGGGATGAAGAAAGCTGAAGAACAGATAGACAGTTAA
- the LOC140465547 gene encoding heat shock protein 30C-like codes for MLSYRPFHPSRLCQQPVYTLAPVAHRLWEPLECNRWEQVEDVRKSMKFINRVLEDLTAECFGEIARTRDNKSDANEEGKRQSEDKDGDGFSVSLNVQHFSPEDLRVKVFGRKVLVTGKHEKKCDGGSGCYSYKHEEFRREFQLPEDVDAEALRCCLSQDGRLKVQAPCLALPTVNERTVPINITSDTTTTPRLNPDHETEEQESGKDVGMKKDEEQMHS; via the coding sequence ATGCTGAGCTATCGGCCTTTCCACCcttcacgtctgtgccagcagcCTGTATACACACTGGCGCCTGTTGCACACAGGCTCTGGGAACCACTTGAATGTAACAGGTGGGAACAGGTGGAAGATGTGAGAAAGAGCATGAAGTTCATCAATCGAGTTCTTGAGGATCTGACAGCAGAATGTTTTGGGGAAATTGCAAGAACTCGAGACAACAAATCTGATGCTAATGAAGAAGGTAAAAGACAATCCGAGGACAAGGATGGAGATGGCTTTTCTGTGTCCCTGAATGTCCAGCACTTCTCCCCAGAAGACCTGAGGGTGAAAGTATTTGGAAGAAAAGTGCTGGTGACAGGAAAACACGAGAAGAAATGTGATGGTGGCAGCGGCTGTTACAGCTACAAACATGAAGAGTTCAGGAGAGAATtccagctgccagaggatgtcgaTGCTGAAGCTCTTAGATGCTGTTTGTCACAGGACGGTCGGTTAAAGGTTCAAGCCCCATGCCTGGCACTGCCAACTGTGAATGAACGGACCGTCCCCATCAACATCACCTCGGATACAACAACCACTCCCCGGCTCAATCCTGACCAtgagacagaggaacaggagagtgggaaggatgtGGGGATGAAGAAAGATGAAGAACAGATGCACAGTTAA
- the LOC140465548 gene encoding LOW QUALITY PROTEIN: heat shock protein 30C-like (The sequence of the model RefSeq protein was modified relative to this genomic sequence to represent the inferred CDS: substituted 1 base at 1 genomic stop codon), whose amino-acid sequence MLSYRAFHPSCLCQQSVYTLAPVAHRLXEPLECNMWEQVEEARKGMKFINRVLEDLTAEFFGEMRRINDNKFDARGEGKRQSENKDGDGFSVSLNIQHFSPEDLRVKVFGRKVLVTGKHEKKCDGESGCYSYKYEEFRREFQLPEDVDSEALRCCLSQDGQLKVQAPRLALPAVNELIIPINIILDTRTTPWLSPDQEADEQEKGKVVVNKKDEEQVSS is encoded by the coding sequence ATGCTGAGCTATCGGGCTTTCCACCCTTCATGTCTGTGCCAACAGTCTGTATACACACTGGCGCCTGTTGCACACAGGCTCTGAGAACCACTTGAATGTAACATGTGGGAACAGGTGGAAGAAGCGAGAAAGGGCATGAAGTTCATCAATCGAGTTCTTGAGGATCTGACAGCAGAATTTTTCGGGGAAATGCGAAGAATTAACGATAACAAGTTTGATGCTCGTGGTGAAGGTAAAAGACAATCCGAGAACAAGGATGGTGATGGTTTTTCTGTGTCTCTGAATATCCAGCACTTCTCCCCAGAAGACCTGAGGGTGAAAGTATTTGGAAGAAAAGTGCTGGTGACAGGAAAACACGAGAAGAAATGTGATGGTGAGAGCGGCTGTTACAGCTACAAATATGAAGAGTTCAGGAGAGAATtccagctgccagaggatgtcgaTTCTGAAGCTCTTCGATGCTGTTTGTCACAGGACGGTCAGTTGAAGGTTCAAGCCCCGCGACTGGCACTGCCAGCTGTGAATGAACTGATCATTCCCATCAACATCATCCTGGATACAAGGACCACTCCCTGGCTCAGTCCTGACCAAGAGGCTGACGAACAGGAGAAAGGGAAGGTTGTGGTGAACAAGAAAGATGAAGAACAGGTGTCCAGTTAA
- the LOC140465549 gene encoding heat shock protein 30C-like: MLSYRAFHPSRLCQQPIYTLAPVAHRLWEPLECNRWEQVEEARKGMKFINRVLEDLTAECFGEIPGTRDNKSDANREGKRQSEDKDGDGFSVSLNVQHFSPEDLRVKVIGRKVLVTGKHEKKCDDGSGCYSYKYEEFRREFQLPEDVDAEVLRCCLSQDGQLKVQAPRLALPAVNEQTVPINITADTTTTPRLNPDQETEKQESGKDVGMKKAEEQMDS, translated from the coding sequence ATGCTGAGCTATCGGGCTTTCCACCcttcacgtctgtgccagcagcCTATATACACACTGGCGCCTGTTGCACACAGGCTCTGGGAACCACTTGAATGTAACAGGTGGGAACAGGTGGAAGAAGCGAGAAAGGGCATGAAGTTCATCAATCGAGTTCTTGAGGATCTGACAGCAGAATGTTTTGGGGAAATACCAGGAACTCGAGACAACAAATCTGATGCTAATCGAGAAGGTAAAAGACAATCCGAGGACAAGGATGGAGATGGCTTTTCTGTGTCCCTGAATGTCCAGCACTTCTCCCCAGAAGACCTGAGGGTGAAAGTAATTGGAAGAAAAGTGCTGGTGACAGGAAAACACGAGAAGAAATGTGATGATGGCAGCGGCTGTTACAGCTACAAATATGAAGAGTTCAGGAGAGAATtccagctgccagaggatgtcgaTGCTGAAGTTCTTCGATGCTGTTTGTCACAGGACGGTCAGTTGAAGGTTCAAGCCCCGCGCCTGGCACTGCCAGCTGTGAATGAACAGACCGTCCCCATCAACATCACCGCTGATACAACAACCACTCCCCGGCTCAATCCTGAccaagagacagagaaacaggagagtgggaaggatgtGGGAATGAAGAAAGCTGAAGAACAGATGGACAGTTAA